GGTAGGGGCCTCCGCGTCGCGGGCGCGCGGCCGGGCGCGCCGGCCGGGTGCGGACGGTGAAGCGCGCGAGCTTGTCCGGGTCGAGCTCGAGCCCGAGGCCCGGGCCGCCGGGCAGCGCGATCATCCCCTCGCGCGGCACGGGAAACGGCGCGGTAAAAATCTCCCGCAGCGGATTCTCGACGTACTGCGTCCCCATGTACTCGTAGGTGAAGAAGTTGGGCGCCGCGGCCGCGAGGTGCAGCGACGCGAGGTGCGCCACCCCGCCGCTGAACCCCGTGTGCGGCGCGTACGCCAGGTTGTGCGCGTGCGCGAGGGCCCCGAGGCGTCTGGCCGGGGTGATGCCGCCGATCCGGGCGACTTCCGGCTGCAGCACGTCGACGCAGCCCCGCGCGATGAGGTCGCGAAACCCAAACAGTCCGAACTCCGTCTCCCCGGCCGCGAGCGGCACGCGCACCGAGCGCCGGAGGTGCGCGTACCCGTCGAGGTCGTCGGCCGGCACCGGCTCCTCCAGCCAGGTGACGTCGAGCTCCTCGATCTGGCGTCCGACCCGCACCGCGGTCCCCACGTCGTAGGCGCCGTTGGCGTCGAACATCAGCGCGACACCGGGGCCGACGGCCGCGCGCACCGCCCGCGCCGTCTCGACGTCGGTCCGATCGCCGCCGCGCGATGCCGGCCACCCGAGCTGCACTTTGACCTGGGAAAAGCCCCGCGCGACCTGCGCCCGGGCCTCGGCGGCCATCCGGGGAATGTCGTCGAAGTAGACCTTCGAGATGTAGCAGCGCACGCGTTCGCGTCCGGCGCCGCCGAGGAACTTGTAGAGCGGGACGCCGGCCGCCCGGGCCAGCACGTCCCAGAGCGCCGTGTCGATGCCGCTCATCGCTTCGAGCACGAACCCGCGCGAATGCCCCCACCGGCGGAGCAGCGCGAGCATCTCGTCCCACAGGCCCTCGACGTCCCACGGGTCGCGGCCGATGACGAGCGGGGCGAGCAGCCGGTCCACGATTGTCGTCACGACTTCCGGCGCGCGGCGCACGATGCACTCGCCGGCGCCGGCGAGCCCATCGTCGGTCCGGATCTGGACCACGGCCGCGTAGAACGTCGGAAACGTACCGATGGAAAACTCCACGGCCCGCGGCGCCTTCGCGGCGAGCGGCGTACAGGTCACCGACGCGATCTTCACAACGCCGACTTCGCGGGCGGGAAAGACCTCTCCTCGAACGGGGAATGACCCGGCGCGCCGGCACGTTCGTGTAGTACGATTCGTGTAGTACGAGCGGCTGCGATGCGCGCGCCGTCGGCGCGATCGAATGGGAGGCACGCATGGATTGGGGTCGGGAGTTCGCCGAAGGGCTCAGTTACGACGAATTCTTGAAGCGCCACGGGACCGTGGAGCACCAGGCCCGGTGGAAGGGCGTGTACGACAAGGTTGCGCTCACCGGCGAGCAGCAGGAGCTGATCGCCGGGTTCGTTCGCGAGATGCACGTGCTCGTCATCACCGGCGCGTGGTGCGGCGACTGCGTCAACCAATGTCCGATCTTTGAGCACATCGCCCGTCAGAACGCCAAGGTCAAGGTCCGCTACGTCGACCGCGACGCGCACGCCGCGGCGCAGGACGCCGTCATGCTGAACATGGGCAGGCGCGTGCCGGTGGTCGTGTTCCTCAGTGAGGACGACCAGGAATGCGGCCGGTACGGCGACCGCGCGCTGGCCACTTACCGCCAGATGGCGGCGGACCGCCTCGGACCCGCATGCCCGACCGGCATCGTCCCGCCGGGACCGGCGCTGCTCGGCGCGGTGACGGCCGAGTGGGTGGGGCAGTTCGAGCGGATCCAGCTGATGCTGCGGCTGTCGAAGCGTCTTCGCGAAAAGTACGGCGACTGACCCGGCTCAGGCGCCGGGCGTGCGAACGTCCGCG
This genomic stretch from bacterium harbors:
- a CDS encoding mandelate racemase/muconate lactonizing enzyme family protein; this translates as MKIASVTCTPLAAKAPRAVEFSIGTFPTFYAAVVQIRTDDGLAGAGECIVRRAPEVVTTIVDRLLAPLVIGRDPWDVEGLWDEMLALLRRWGHSRGFVLEAMSGIDTALWDVLARAAGVPLYKFLGGAGRERVRCYISKVYFDDIPRMAAEARAQVARGFSQVKVQLGWPASRGGDRTDVETARAVRAAVGPGVALMFDANGAYDVGTAVRVGRQIEELDVTWLEEPVPADDLDGYAHLRRSVRVPLAAGETEFGLFGFRDLIARGCVDVLQPEVARIGGITPARRLGALAHAHNLAYAPHTGFSGGVAHLASLHLAAAAPNFFTYEYMGTQYVENPLREIFTAPFPVPREGMIALPGGPGLGLELDPDKLARFTVRTRPARPAARPRRGGPYPGGCAARAALHASHSQRLRSSGNV
- a CDS encoding thioredoxin family protein produces the protein MDWGREFAEGLSYDEFLKRHGTVEHQARWKGVYDKVALTGEQQELIAGFVREMHVLVITGAWCGDCVNQCPIFEHIARQNAKVKVRYVDRDAHAAAQDAVMLNMGRRVPVVVFLSEDDQECGRYGDRALATYRQMAADRLGPACPTGIVPPGPALLGAVTAEWVGQFERIQLMLRLSKRLREKYGD